The following proteins are encoded in a genomic region of Magnolia sinica isolate HGM2019 chromosome 1, MsV1, whole genome shotgun sequence:
- the LOC131239277 gene encoding protein RGF1 INDUCIBLE TRANSCRIPTION FACTOR 1-like translates to MHETARKNEKNIFCLACYTIICPHCLSLHRSHRLLQIRRYVYHDVIRLNDLEKLIDCNFIQSYRTNKAKVVFLNHRPQSRPFRGSGNNCYTCERSLQDPYIFCSLFCKVTTVN, encoded by the exons ATGCATGAGACGGCgaggaagaatgaaaagaacatCTTTTGTTTGGCTTGCTACACCATCATCTGCCCTCATTGCTTATCTCTCCACCGTTCTCATCGTCTCCTCCAA ATTCGACGATATGTTTACCACGATGTCATTCGATTGAACGATTTGGAGAAATTGATTGACTGCAATTTCATTCAA TCTTACAGGACGAATAAGGCAAAGGTGGTATTTTTAAACCATCGTCCTCAATCTCGCCCTTTTAGAGGCTCAGGCAACAACTGCTATACCTGCGAGAGGAGTCTGCAAGACCCATATATTTTTTGTTCTCTTTTCTGCAAGGTCACAACCGTAAATTAA